One segment of Carya illinoinensis cultivar Pawnee chromosome 1, C.illinoinensisPawnee_v1, whole genome shotgun sequence DNA contains the following:
- the LOC122278606 gene encoding chitinase-like protein 1 → MKGRDIVVVLGLMLVVVANVAECDADTVTKVKTVNGKKMCDKGWECKGWSIYCCNETITDYFQTYQFENLFSKRNSPVAHAVGFWDYQSFITAAAIYEPIGFGTTGLKVLKMKEIAAFLAHVGSKTSCGYGVATGGPLAWGLCFNKEMSPSQSYCDDSYKFTYPCAPGAEYYGRGALPIYWNYNYGAAGEALKADLLNHPEYIEQNATLAFQAAIWRWMTPIKKSQPSAHDAFIGNWKPTKNDTLAKRVPGFGTTMNILYGDFVCGKGDIDSMNIIISHYLYYLDLMGVGREEAGPHEVLSCAEQVSFNPSSSTTTASS, encoded by the exons ATGAAGGGAAGGGACATTGTCGTGGTTCTGGGATTGATGTTGGTGGTGGTAGCGAATGTGGCAGAATGCGATGCGGACACGGTGACGAAGGTGAAGACTGTGAATGGGAAGAAGATGTGCGACAAAGGGTGGGAATGCAAGGGGTGGTCCATTTACTGTTGTAACGAAACCATCACCGACTACTTCCAGACCTACCAGTTTGAGAATCTATTCTCCAAGAGGAACTCTCCCGTGGCTCACGCCGTCGGCTTTTGGGACTACCAGTCCTTCATCACAGCCGCCGCAATTTATGAGCCCATCGGCTTCGGCACCACCGGCCTCAAGGTTTTGAAGATGAAGGAAATCGCCGCCTTCCTCGCCCATGTAGGCAGCAAGACTTCTT GTGGTTATGGAGTGGCGACAGGAGGACCCCTCGCTTGGGGGCTTTGCTTCAACAAGGAAATGAGTCCCAGCCAGTCATACTGCGACGACTCCTACAAATTCACCTACCCTTGTGCTCCTGGAGCTGAATACTACGGCCGTGGTGCCTTGCCTATCTACTG GAACTACAACTATGGTGCAGCTGGGGAGGCTTTGAAAGCAGACCTGTTGAATCATCCAGAATACATTGAGCAGAATGCTACCCTTGCTTTCCAGGCTGCAATTTGGAGGTGGATGACCCCAATCAAGAAGTCGCAGCCTTCAGCCCATGATGCCTTTATTGGCAACTGGAAGCCGACCAAGAATGACACTTTGGCTAAACGTGTTCCTGGTTTTGGCACCACAATGAACATTCTTTATGGGGACTTTGTTTGCGGCAAGGGTGATATTGACTCCATGAACATCATCATTTCCCATTACCTGTATTACCTTGACCTTATGGGTGTTGGCCGTGAGGAGGCAGGGCCTCATGAGGTTCTGTCTTGTGCCGAGCAGGTTTCATTTAATCCATCTTCCTCTACCACCACCGCATCTTCTTGA
- the LOC122278592 gene encoding 2-alkenal reductase (NADP(+)-dependent)-like isoform X1 has product MADYHGEEVKNKQVLARDYIDGNPKESDMYFSTSTIRLKVPDGSKAVLVKNLYLPCDPYMRGTKEKNPDRLYNSFAPDSPIVGYGVAKVVDSGHPDFKKGDLVWGVTKWEEYSLITNKLIESLFKIEHTDLPLSYYTGLLGMPGMTAYAGFYEVCSPKKGEYVFISSAYGAVGQLVGQFAKLMGCYVVGSAGSQEKADILKNKLGFDDAFNYKEEHDLDAALKRYFPEGIDIYFDNVGGKILDAVLLNMRLHGRISVAGMISQYNLEEPDGIKHLLKVVFKRIRIEGFTVYDYYHLFPKFLELVLPYIREGKIVYVEDTAEGLESGPAALVAMFSGSSAGKQVVLVARE; this is encoded by the exons ATGGCGGATTATCATGGTGAAGAAGTGAAGAACAAACAGGTGCTGGCTAGAGACTACATAGATGGCAATCCTAAAGAATCAGACATGTACTTCAGCACTAGTACCATACGCTTGAAGGTCCCAGATGGTTCGAAAGCAGTTCTGGTGAAGAACCTTTACCTCCCATGCGATCCCTACATGCGAGGcacaaaggaaaaaaacccAGATCGCCTCTATAATTCCTTCGCCCCTGATTCA CCAATAGTTGGGTATGGAGTGGCTAAAGTTGTGGATTCCGGGCACCCAGACTTCAAGAAAGGAGACTTGGTTTGGGGAGTAACCAAATGGGAAGAATACAGTCTGATCACAAATAAACTGATCGAAAGCCTCTTTAAAATCGAGCACACTGATCTTCCCCTTTCCTACTATACTGGACTTCTTG GTATGCCTGGTATGACTGCTTATGCGGGTTTCTATGAGGTTTGTTCACCCAAGAAGGGAGAATATGTCTTTATCTCATCAGCATATGGCGCAGTTGGTCAGCTCGTTGGACAGTTTGCTAAACTGATGGGTTGTTATGTTGTTGGAAGTGCTGGAAGCCAGGAAAAG GCTGATATACTAAAGAACAAGCTTGGATTCGATGACGCTTTCAATTATAAGGAAGAGCATGACTTGGATGCAGCTCTGAAAAG ATACTTCCCTGAAGGCATTGACATTTATTTCGATAATGTTGGGGGCAAAATACTTGATGCAGTTCTTCTCAACATGAGACTCCATGGCCGCATTTCTGTTGCTGGAATGATATCGCAGTACAATCTTGAGGAGCCTGATGGCATAAAGCATTTGTTGAAAGTTGTATTTAAGCGGATCCGAATAGAAGGATTCACAGTGTACGATTACTATCACCTGTTTCCCAAGTTCTTAGAACTTGTGCTGCCTTACATTAGAGAAGGAAAGATAGTGTATGTGGAAGACACAGCTGAAGGCCTCGAGAGTGGCCCTGCAGCTCTGGTTGCAATGTTCAGTGGCAGCAGTGCTGGAAAACAAGTAGTTTTAGTTGCCCGCGAGTGA
- the LOC122278592 gene encoding NADP-dependent alkenal double bond reductase P2-like isoform X2, producing the protein MADYHGEEVKNKQVLARDYIDGNPKESDMYFSTSTIRLKVPDGSKAVLVKNLYLPCDPYMRGTKEKNPDRLYNSFAPDSPIVGYGVAKVVDSGHPDFKKGDLVWGVTKWEEYSLITNKLIESLFKIEHTDLPLSYYTGLLGMPGMTAYAGFYEVCSPKKGEYVFISSAYGAVGQLVGQFAKLMGCYVVGSAGSQEKADILKNKLGFDDAFNYKEEHDLDAALKSSSQHETPWPHFCCWNDIAVQS; encoded by the exons ATGGCGGATTATCATGGTGAAGAAGTGAAGAACAAACAGGTGCTGGCTAGAGACTACATAGATGGCAATCCTAAAGAATCAGACATGTACTTCAGCACTAGTACCATACGCTTGAAGGTCCCAGATGGTTCGAAAGCAGTTCTGGTGAAGAACCTTTACCTCCCATGCGATCCCTACATGCGAGGcacaaaggaaaaaaacccAGATCGCCTCTATAATTCCTTCGCCCCTGATTCA CCAATAGTTGGGTATGGAGTGGCTAAAGTTGTGGATTCCGGGCACCCAGACTTCAAGAAAGGAGACTTGGTTTGGGGAGTAACCAAATGGGAAGAATACAGTCTGATCACAAATAAACTGATCGAAAGCCTCTTTAAAATCGAGCACACTGATCTTCCCCTTTCCTACTATACTGGACTTCTTG GTATGCCTGGTATGACTGCTTATGCGGGTTTCTATGAGGTTTGTTCACCCAAGAAGGGAGAATATGTCTTTATCTCATCAGCATATGGCGCAGTTGGTCAGCTCGTTGGACAGTTTGCTAAACTGATGGGTTGTTATGTTGTTGGAAGTGCTGGAAGCCAGGAAAAG GCTGATATACTAAAGAACAAGCTTGGATTCGATGACGCTTTCAATTATAAGGAAGAGCATGACTTGGATGCAGCTCTGAAAAG TTCTTCTCAACATGAGACTCCATGGCCGCATTTCTGTTGCTGGAATGATATCGCAGTACAATCTTGA